In Aquila chrysaetos chrysaetos chromosome 17, bAquChr1.4, whole genome shotgun sequence, one genomic interval encodes:
- the FBXO7 gene encoding F-box only protein 7 isoform X2, with protein sequence MRRGRATGVESSDTEFSITLNRKDALTEDQKTLASYGIVSGDLICLLLEEADGQPNLPPPPSTPPQLENGHEPSTLIPNKSQANSPNKEGQNEQSENQKAQVEIQKTDERAGSSLEFPSGLVPEDVDLEEGTGSYPSEPMLCSEAADGEIPHSLEMLYLSAECTSATDALIVLVHLLMMETGYVPQGTEAKAVSMPEKWRGNGVYKLQYTHPLCEEGSAGLTCVPLGDLVAINATLKINKEIKGVKRIQLLPASFVSFQEPEKVAGVYKDLQKLSRLFKDQLVYSLLAAARQALNLPDVFGLVVLPLELKLRIFRLLDVRSLISLSAVCRDLYTASNDQLLWRFMYLRDFRDPIARPRDTDWKELYKKKLKQKKEALRWRHMMFLPPTPHPIPFHPNPFYPNPFPPNPFPSNPIYPPMIIGGEYDERPTLPYVGDPINSLIPGPGEAPGQFPPFRPHFDPIGSLPGANPTLPGRAGPNDRFPPRPGRGRPMDIRRAFI encoded by the exons ATGAGGAGAGGCAGAGCGACCGGGGTCGAGAG tTCTGATACTGAGTTTTCAATAACATTGAACAGAAAAGATGCTCTCACAGAAGATCAGAAGACCTTAGCTTCATACGGGATTGTTTCTGGTGATTTGATATGCTTATTACTAGAAGAAGCAGATGGACAACCCAacctacctcctcctccttctacTCCTCCCCAACTTGAGAATGGTCATGAGCCGTCCACCTTGATCCCCAACAAAAGTCAGGCCAACAGTCCAAACAAAGAAGGGCAGAATGAGCaatctgaaaaccagaaagctcAAGTGGAAATTCAAAAGACTGATGAGAGG GCAGGATCCAGTCTAGAGTTTCCTTCTGGATTAGTCCCAGAAGATGTTGACCTGGAAGAAGGTACAGGTTCCTATCCCTCCGAACCCATGCTGTGCAGTGAAGCTGCTGATGGTGAAATACCACATTCCTTAGAGATGCTCTACCTTTCTGCTGAGTGTACCAGTGCCACTGATGCCTTGATTGTTCTAGTACATCTTCTCATGATGGAGACAGGCTATGTACCTCAG gGGACAGAAGCCAAGGCAGTGTCTATGCCAGAGAAATGGAGAGGGAACGGTGTTTATAAGCTACAGTACACTCATCCTCTTTGCGAAGAAGGTTCTGCTGGTTTGACTTGTGTGCCTTTGGGAGATCTTGTTGCTATTAATG caacattaaaaatcaacaaagaGATTAAAGGTGTTAAGAGAATACAGCTATTGCCAGcatcctttgtttcctttcaggaGCCAG AAAAGGTTGCAGGTGTTTACAAAGACCTTCAGAAATTATCCCGTCTCTTTAAAGACCAGCTGGTTTActctcttctggctgctgccCGACAAG CTCTGAACTTGCCTGATGTGTTTGGGTTAGTGGTCCTTCCTCTTGAGCTCAAGCTTCGGATTTTCAGACTTCTGGATGTCCGTTCACttatctctctctctgctgtttgcCGTGATCTTTACACAGCTTCAAATGACCAGCTTCTATGGAGGTTTATGTATCTGCGAGATTTCCGAG ATCCTATTGCAAGGCCTCGTGACACAGACTGGAAAGAA CTATACAAGAAAAAGTTGAAACAGAAGAAGGAGGCCCTGAGATGGAGGCACATGATGTTTCTGCCCCCTACACCTCATCCAATCCCCTTTCATCCCAACCCATTCTATCCTAATCCCTTTCCTCCCAACCCGTTCCCATCAAACCCAATCTATCCCCCAATGATCATTGGTGGAGAATATGATGAGAGACCAACACTTCCGTATGTTGGAGACCCAATTAACTCACTCATTCCTGGCCCAGGAGAAGCACCAGGCCAGTTTCCTCCTTTCAGACCACATTTTGACCCAATTGGTTCCTTGCCTGGAGCAAACCCTACACTTCCAGGACGAGCTGGTCCCAATGACAGGTTTCCACCTAgaccgggccggggccgccccatGGACATTCGCCGTGCGTTCATTtga
- the FBXO7 gene encoding F-box only protein 7 isoform X1 has protein sequence MKLRVRVQKRTAPLEVQGAEPTLGELRAQLRRALLPAWGYSSDTEFSITLNRKDALTEDQKTLASYGIVSGDLICLLLEEADGQPNLPPPPSTPPQLENGHEPSTLIPNKSQANSPNKEGQNEQSENQKAQVEIQKTDERAGSSLEFPSGLVPEDVDLEEGTGSYPSEPMLCSEAADGEIPHSLEMLYLSAECTSATDALIVLVHLLMMETGYVPQGTEAKAVSMPEKWRGNGVYKLQYTHPLCEEGSAGLTCVPLGDLVAINATLKINKEIKGVKRIQLLPASFVSFQEPEKVAGVYKDLQKLSRLFKDQLVYSLLAAARQALNLPDVFGLVVLPLELKLRIFRLLDVRSLISLSAVCRDLYTASNDQLLWRFMYLRDFRDPIARPRDTDWKELYKKKLKQKKEALRWRHMMFLPPTPHPIPFHPNPFYPNPFPPNPFPSNPIYPPMIIGGEYDERPTLPYVGDPINSLIPGPGEAPGQFPPFRPHFDPIGSLPGANPTLPGRAGPNDRFPPRPGRGRPMDIRRAFI, from the exons ATGAAGCTCCGGGTGCGGGTGCAGAAGCGAACGGCGCCGTTGGAGGTGCAGGGGGCGGAGCCAACGCTGGGGGAGCTGCGCGCGCAGCTGCGCCGGGCCCTGCTGCCCGCCTGGGGGTACAG tTCTGATACTGAGTTTTCAATAACATTGAACAGAAAAGATGCTCTCACAGAAGATCAGAAGACCTTAGCTTCATACGGGATTGTTTCTGGTGATTTGATATGCTTATTACTAGAAGAAGCAGATGGACAACCCAacctacctcctcctccttctacTCCTCCCCAACTTGAGAATGGTCATGAGCCGTCCACCTTGATCCCCAACAAAAGTCAGGCCAACAGTCCAAACAAAGAAGGGCAGAATGAGCaatctgaaaaccagaaagctcAAGTGGAAATTCAAAAGACTGATGAGAGG GCAGGATCCAGTCTAGAGTTTCCTTCTGGATTAGTCCCAGAAGATGTTGACCTGGAAGAAGGTACAGGTTCCTATCCCTCCGAACCCATGCTGTGCAGTGAAGCTGCTGATGGTGAAATACCACATTCCTTAGAGATGCTCTACCTTTCTGCTGAGTGTACCAGTGCCACTGATGCCTTGATTGTTCTAGTACATCTTCTCATGATGGAGACAGGCTATGTACCTCAG gGGACAGAAGCCAAGGCAGTGTCTATGCCAGAGAAATGGAGAGGGAACGGTGTTTATAAGCTACAGTACACTCATCCTCTTTGCGAAGAAGGTTCTGCTGGTTTGACTTGTGTGCCTTTGGGAGATCTTGTTGCTATTAATG caacattaaaaatcaacaaagaGATTAAAGGTGTTAAGAGAATACAGCTATTGCCAGcatcctttgtttcctttcaggaGCCAG AAAAGGTTGCAGGTGTTTACAAAGACCTTCAGAAATTATCCCGTCTCTTTAAAGACCAGCTGGTTTActctcttctggctgctgccCGACAAG CTCTGAACTTGCCTGATGTGTTTGGGTTAGTGGTCCTTCCTCTTGAGCTCAAGCTTCGGATTTTCAGACTTCTGGATGTCCGTTCACttatctctctctctgctgtttgcCGTGATCTTTACACAGCTTCAAATGACCAGCTTCTATGGAGGTTTATGTATCTGCGAGATTTCCGAG ATCCTATTGCAAGGCCTCGTGACACAGACTGGAAAGAA CTATACAAGAAAAAGTTGAAACAGAAGAAGGAGGCCCTGAGATGGAGGCACATGATGTTTCTGCCCCCTACACCTCATCCAATCCCCTTTCATCCCAACCCATTCTATCCTAATCCCTTTCCTCCCAACCCGTTCCCATCAAACCCAATCTATCCCCCAATGATCATTGGTGGAGAATATGATGAGAGACCAACACTTCCGTATGTTGGAGACCCAATTAACTCACTCATTCCTGGCCCAGGAGAAGCACCAGGCCAGTTTCCTCCTTTCAGACCACATTTTGACCCAATTGGTTCCTTGCCTGGAGCAAACCCTACACTTCCAGGACGAGCTGGTCCCAATGACAGGTTTCCACCTAgaccgggccggggccgccccatGGACATTCGCCGTGCGTTCATTtga